Proteins found in one Lysinibacillus fusiformis genomic segment:
- the pstB gene encoding phosphate ABC transporter ATP-binding protein PstB — MKDVAKNIVYDTRNLNLWYGDHHGLKDVNLSIYENEVTAIIGPSGCGKSTYLKTLNRMVELVPIVRTSGEILYRERNILDKNYTVEELRTRVGMVFQKPNPFPKSIYDNIAYGPRIHGIKNKKILDEIVEKSLRGAAIWDEVKDRLNQNAYGLSGGQQQRICIARCLAIEPDVILMDEPTSALDPISTLKVEELVQELKKDYSIVIVTHNMQQAARISDRTAFFLSGEVVEYDKTDVIFQTPADQRTEDYISGRFG; from the coding sequence ATGAAAGATGTGGCGAAAAACATTGTCTACGATACACGAAATTTAAACTTATGGTATGGTGATCACCATGGCTTAAAAGATGTTAATTTAAGCATCTATGAAAATGAAGTAACGGCTATTATTGGGCCATCTGGCTGTGGTAAATCTACGTATCTAAAAACATTAAATAGAATGGTTGAACTTGTACCAATCGTTCGTACATCAGGGGAAATTTTATATCGTGAGCGTAATATTTTAGATAAAAATTATACGGTAGAGGAATTAAGAACACGTGTAGGAATGGTATTCCAAAAGCCAAACCCGTTCCCAAAATCTATTTATGATAACATTGCCTATGGACCAAGAATCCATGGCATTAAAAATAAAAAAATTCTAGATGAAATTGTGGAGAAATCACTAAGAGGGGCAGCCATCTGGGATGAGGTAAAAGATCGTTTAAATCAAAATGCCTACGGATTATCAGGTGGTCAGCAACAGCGTATTTGTATTGCGCGTTGTTTAGCGATTGAACCTGATGTCATTCTAATGGATGAGCCGACATCTGCTTTAGATCCTATCTCTACATTGAAAGTGGAAGAGCTTGTACAAGAATTGAAAAAAGATTATTCGATTGTTATCGTGACACATAATATGCAGCAAGCAGCACGTATTTCTGATCGTACAGCATTCTTCCTAAGTGGAGAGGTTGTCGAATACGATAAAA
- the pstA gene encoding phosphate ABC transporter permease PstA, translating into MRYMDDTVVMKRMTKRITANKVWKTLFFLATTFALVTLAVLLYRIVTQGIDYLNIDFLMNFASRFADKAGIKAALIGSLWLMAVVAPVSIILGVGTAIYLEEYAKKNRINDFIRMNISNLAGVPSIVFGLLGLTIFVRMMGLGKSILAAGFTMSLLILPVIIVAAQEAIRAVPNEQREASYGMGATKWQTILRVVLPAAIPGILTGSILALSRAIGETAPLVVIGIPVILQFLPNGLLSQFTALPMQIYDWAKRPQEAFQYVAAAGILVLMTVLLLMNSIAIYIRNKFQKRY; encoded by the coding sequence ATGCGCTATATGGATGACACGGTCGTCATGAAACGAATGACAAAGCGTATTACAGCAAATAAAGTTTGGAAAACCCTATTTTTCTTAGCTACGACGTTTGCACTTGTAACTTTAGCTGTTTTACTGTACCGCATTGTGACACAGGGTATCGATTACTTAAACATCGATTTCTTGATGAATTTTGCATCACGATTTGCGGATAAGGCAGGTATCAAAGCTGCCTTGATCGGTTCGCTTTGGTTAATGGCAGTTGTAGCGCCAGTATCTATTATTTTAGGTGTGGGTACTGCGATTTATTTAGAGGAGTATGCCAAGAAAAATAGAATCAATGATTTTATTCGCATGAATATATCCAATCTAGCAGGTGTTCCTTCCATTGTTTTTGGATTACTTGGATTAACTATTTTCGTACGTATGATGGGTTTAGGAAAAAGTATTTTAGCTGCTGGCTTTACAATGAGTTTGTTAATTTTACCTGTTATCATTGTAGCGGCTCAAGAGGCCATTCGCGCAGTGCCAAATGAACAACGTGAGGCTTCCTATGGTATGGGAGCAACGAAATGGCAAACGATTTTGCGTGTTGTATTACCAGCCGCCATCCCAGGTATTTTAACAGGAAGTATTTTAGCCTTGTCTCGTGCCATAGGAGAAACAGCTCCACTAGTTGTTATCGGGATTCCAGTTATCCTGCAGTTTTTACCGAATGGTTTATTGAGTCAATTTACAGCATTGCCGATGCAAATCTATGACTGGGCAAAACGACCACAAGAAGCCTTTCAGTATGTAGCAGCAGCAGGTATTTTAGTGCTGATGACGGTGCTGTTATTGATGAATTCTATTGCCATCTATATTCGAAATAAATTCCAAAAACGTTATTAA